AGGGGGCAGAGCCCGGTGAGGGGCAGAGCCCGGTGAGGGCCCCGCCGCTCCCGGCTCTCCCTCACTCACCGCCCGGTCGCGGCCCCGGTGGGTCTCCAACGCAGCGACCAGGCCGCGGAGAGCGCTCGCCGCCATAGCAACGCTTCCGGGATGTGACGTCACGGCGCGGCGCTCGCCGGGAAGCCGTCGCTATGGAGACGCGGCCTGGCTGCGTGCTGAGGCGCTGCCGCCATGGCGGCCTGCGCGGTGCCGCCGCTCCCCGCTCCCCTCACGGGCTCTGCCTTCCCGGAGGCCGCCCACGTCCGGCTGGGGGACGAGCGCCGGGCGCTGGGCAGCGCCTGGAAGCCGCTGTCTCACACCCACTTCCCCCCGCGCTGGGGGGTGCACAGGAggcccccggccccgctgccccgcAGCGGGCAGGTGCTGAGCTCgacgggcggcggcggcggcggcggggagagCCGCTCGGAGGCTCACCGGGCGCTTCCCGAGCGGCCGCTGCGGGCCGCGGCCCCGTTCGTGCCCCCGGAGCCGGGGATCCGCATGCACACGGCCCCCCGCGTCTGCGTCCCGGCCTCAGAGACGAGGGAGCGCTTCTGTGCCCAGCCCGCCGCGAGGAGAGCGCCCGTGGCCGCGGGCAGGCGGCGGGAGGACAGCGTTCCCTGCGGAGACAGGGAGAAAACCGGGCTCCTGCCATCCGTCCGCGCCACCTCCTACCCGGCGCGTGAGGCCCGGCCTGCTGCCAGGCCATGGCGCTCGCACAGTAAGCTGCTGTACCCGGTGCTGCACAGGCTTCCTGGGGGTCTGGTGCCTTGGCTCGCAGTCACACCATATtgggctggttttgctttctcttttactCAGCTGAGTAAATCAATGTGATGCTCATAGAACAGGGTGACAGCACGCACTATAGAGCCACTCGCCAGCCAAGATTTGGCTGCAAAGCCCTTCTGTGCTCGCTGCATCCTCAGATGCTGCAGGATTCACACCAGAGCTGCATCACTTCTGAGGTGCCACATCCATGTGCTGCCGTGTTGTGGCTCACCTTATTGCAGCCTGGTGTCAGTTACTTTGCCATTTCAGTATAAGAAATAAATTCAGTAGTACTAAAATGCCACAAGAGCAGTTGCCTCAAGGCTGCAGTTTCAATAGCATTAATAATTCCTATATAAAATAACACCATTTCCCCTTCTGTCTGTTTGGCAGGATGTGATCCCACTATTAAAGGGGATGGACAGTCTTATTACCACACTTCTTATCAAGCACAGTTTACAGGTGAATGGAATCCACCTGCAAAGCCAAGTGAAAAGGTAACAGCACAATTCTGGGGAGGGCCAAGACACAGGTAAAGGACAGCAAGTTCTCACGTTGAATTCTGTCCTGAAAGGGGTGGGATCTGTGCAAGTGGAAACCAGATGGATGGAAAgacaggaaggaaggggaaggggaaattcaacaaggccaagtgcaaggttctgtATCTCTTTTGGCTTCCCTTCAGCACACTTCTATTAAATTTGGGGATCCCAGAATCAGTGGATCTATGAGTGAGCAGAAACATGCCTACAGTGCCCCAGACAAAAGGACACACAGGTATCAGATGGAGAACCTAGTGGGTATCCTCAGGAACTGGTCCTTCTGATGAATGCTGCTGTTTAAGCATCTCCTATCTGATCTCTTGCAGAGCCTACAACAAGGAACATGCTGTCTCCCAGATCCAGCACGTAAATGTGCAGCTGGGGGATGGTTGTATCAGATTCTCCACCTCAACATCCGAGCAGTTCCCAGTATATGATGTAGGTAAGGCAAGTATGTGACACAGAGTCAGCTGTCAGTTGTTCAGAGGCTGGAATGCTCTGACACCCTTCGCTCTTGCTTTTACCAGAGCCTGTAACTATGGTCCACCCAAACCAGTATGCCTCATCCATCCCCAGAGGTGATGAAGACCCTGAAAGAAATCGAGCTTTCACAAGCACTACTACTACACAGCTCTCCTACCCAGAGGTCTGTTCCCAGCTTTGCTGTGCAGGTGTTTCTCTGTTGAGACCCTCTCTTCTTTTATGTACACTACTCTGGCACCTAAAGCCAACGCTGTtgttccttctcccttccctgcacAGCCTGTTTCTGTTAAAGCAGCTCTTGTGTTCCCAGACTGACTGCCGGAACCGCCCCGCCAAGCCTGACCTGCTGCTTCACAAACATCCAACCAAGCTGTGCCTGGGAGATGAGCATCCAAGCTCCCGTTTGTTCAGCACAACGCAGCAGTCGGACTATCAGCCACCCCAGCAGAGCGAGAGAGTGATGGCAGACAGCAGGAGCCACCGAGAGAGCCACATCCCCTTCAACTACCACAGTAAGGCTACATTGCTCAGACCGTTGTGGTGCCAGATGAAGCCTGATGAGGTTCTCCTCGCTCTGTGCAAGGAATGGCAACGCTCTGGGAAGGGAGGCACCTCAGATATCTTGAGTTGGAGATGGCAGGAAGGCACTGGTGCAGCAACATGCCTTTAGTAAAATGAGAGTGTTACCCCCAAACCAGGCAGACCCTTTCTACACATGTTTTTAGAAgttgttttgtatttgtatgtgggaggaaggaggggattTCTGTGTTTGTGCAACCTCAGGAGGGGATGTGGGTAGAGCTGGTCATGGTCATTATCAAAATCCTCTGACTTCGCCTCCTCTTTCTGATGGCCAGTACTCTGCAGCAGAGAGGTCCCTTCATGCCAACTATCTGGGTTTAAGCCCTTTGTTTTACTAAATGTGGAATGGATCGCAGTTGAACTGATCTTTTCCCTGGCCCCAAGCTTCTGGAGCAGCTCCACAACTAGCATGGAGTGCTATGGAGTGATATTCCTGTAACTGCCATCTGAATTTCTTCACTTGCCTCCTCACCTTGAGAATTGTTTTCTGTCTGGGCAAAAATTTTCAGCCAAGTGCTGAGAGCAGAGCCTGTCGTTTCCTCTCATTAATGAGATACATGCAGGTCTGTGACTGCAAGTCAAACTGCAAAGCTTTTCTGATATTGCCTCCTAACTTACTGGCCTgagtttaattttcatttcagttccaTCTCTCAGCAGATGAATGTTCTGTCACAACCATGAAGGCCACACTGGTTCCACACAGACAGCAGAAACAACGACCCTCTGAAGAGATGCTACAGCAGGTACAGCATTAATAGCCTTGGATTTACCATGGGGTGGCCTGGGGAAGCCGGTTTATACCAAGCAAAGCTATAGCCTCCCCACTAACATCACCAGTTTCTATGTGTGCTCTTGAGCTACTTGAGCTGGGACAGCCATGTATCAAATCCTGTCTGCCTCCAGCCTCAAGTAAAAGCTCTGTGGGGAGTAGAGTTGCAGGTGAGAAAAGTCCCtgaagggagaggaaggacaGGAAGCCAAACTCCTAAGCCAAGGCATGttggagggagggggaaggtgATTCTGGTCCCCCACACAGGATCAGGTGAGGAAAATCGGCATAGATAGAGGTGTCCAAGCCAGGGTAAATATCTTTTTGCACTCTACCAGAGAACACTGTACCTCTGCAGAGAGGATGCAGGCAGGCACAGACTGCAGCTGCCCAGAGGAGTGACCCTTCAGCTACCAATATGGGACTCAGATGTTGGGGCTGCCAAGTTCTATGTgacctcctgcctctcccccaACCCCATCCCTTCTGTGCTGAAAGCTCTTTCCTCTCCTCAGATCAAATACTCACACCTGGGGCTACCCTGGAGGGCACAGGACCTCTTCAGGACTGAGCAGAAAGAGCAGTTCACGCCCAAGTTCAGAGGCCCAGCAGACATCCAAAAGACAAACTTCCAAGTGAGCTGCATCCCCCTGGGGACCCTGAAAAGATACTGTCCCCAGAGGAAGGTGCACTTCACACCATGACGTTTACCCTTCTTCAGTGACCACCCAGAACTTGCTGCTCTGTGGACTGCCTACACACTGTGTAACCTCTTAGCCATCCTGGTGCTCCTCTCTTGGCCCATATGTGTGTTATTACAGGGAGCATTTATTTCTCAAACTGAATGAGGACACAAGAAGGTGTTGTGACAGCAAGAATAAACACTGGGAGATTAGCCCAAAGACGTGCGTGACATCTCTCTGCATTGCAAGACCCACCAAATGCCTCTAGGTAAGTGGGGTGATGGGAAGCTCAGAGAAAGGGCAAGAGATCAGCAGCAGAGTAAGAGGCACTGTCAGGGCTGTGTGTGCGCTGGAATATTCACTTAGGAGCTGTTTGGATTTTGGTGTCAAGGCTCAAACCAAAGGTCAGTGAACAGCAGGGCAGAGAGGCAGCTCTCCCCAGCTTATGATGAGCTGTTTTTCTGCAGGCGAGCCATGTATTTTTGATGAGTTACTAACTCATGTAGGTTTCTTGAATGCTGAGCTTGCACTAACTCTGTTTGGGACATGGTATTATAAAAAGGGATGTGTGTGGGGTGGCCAGCCCCATCCCTTCAGGGGCCAAGGAGCAACTTCTCAAGCTCTCCTCAGCTTTTTAGTGCAGGTGGGATTGATTCGCACATGCTGTGAGCCAGCACCAAAGCCTTTGAGCACGGGTGTCTAAACCATTTCCAGTTGCTGCAGTTTGTGTGTGAGCAGTGGCCGGGCACAACAGCCCGCGTGCTTTCCCCTTGGGATTTGACTCTGTCTCTCATGAAAGGGATAGGCTTTGCCCCACGTACTCAAATCTTGCAAACGCACACAGGAACCTTGCTCAGGATCTTGTGCCCATACATTGCAAACACCTTGCTTCAAACACCTAGATTATATGCTTGGTGTAGTAACAGGAACTGGCATCTGCTACAAGTCTGCCCTGTTACTTCTATGTGACCCTGAGATGTTGTTGCCACCTGTGCTACCAGAGAAACAGCCATGGTTCACGGGGCATAGACAGTGAACACCACCCCTTGGTGGAACCCGCTGGCTGCGAGGGCCCTGTGGTTATTCACTTCCTTGTTCACACTGATGCTGATAGAACTTCAGACACAGAAAGTAAAACTGGCTTTTGGGCAAAGGGCCTTTTGCTTCCCAAACACCTCTCCCACCCTTTCCAGTAACTTCTCAGGAATGCCTGAAACTGGGAAGGCCAAACATTTCTTGATCTCCAGTCTTTGATTCCTCCAACTGTGTGAAACCTGCCAGCGCGGCTGGTGGTGCGTGACCCTCCTCCCTGCTGATGGAGCCACTGGCACGTTCCAGTTGCACGTCAACAGTGTCTGTGACTCAGAGATAAGATGAAGTCGCGTCATTTCTCCATCAGTTTAAAACCACATCGCTTGTCTCCACAGCCCCatcctcagcacagcaccagcctcAACGCACATAAGGTCACTGCTAAACCGTCACAGCAACACAGGGTCTCAGTCCCACCCTGGTGAAGGTTAGGCCTGCAGGGTGAGGCCTGTTAGGGGCAGGATAAATTAGGGGGTCTCGGTGCAGCCTTTGCTCTTTCCTCCCTTGCCTAGGGAGCTGCACAGCTGCCTGTCCCCTGTCCCAGGCAGGGCCCAgcctcctggagctgctggctAAGCGTGGCCAGCAGCGATGCAGCCCCTGGGGTGCTTGCAGAgcctggtgctggagctggaagaTGGACGAGCATGGGGAGCCCACAGCAGCGGGGATCTGCTGCACGGGCGGGTGCAGCTGCAGCTCCGCCACGCACTGCGGCTGCGGGCGCTCGAGGTGTTTGCCCGGGGCCGAGCCTTAACGCACTGGCTTGAGAGCTGCAGCGTGGGGCTCAACATTGTCTACCGCGACTACACAGCCTGCCAGACCTTCCTGCACCGCCGCTGCCAGCTCATCCCCGGTAAGGCTGCACTACTGGGGTGCTCCTCTGCACCAGGGCCTTGGGTTAGGACCCGCTTGGGCTGCAGGCATCATCCCTGGTAGGTGCTTCCCAACCCAAGCAGGATTGCCCATCTGGGACACCCTCTTCTCACCTTTGCCGAGggttttttctctgctgcttgtttCTAGGAGGCTGCCTGCAAACTTGGGGCTGGGAAGCGCCAAAGAGCTGtggcttttgttctgtttgcacAGGGAAGCGCAAATAGAAGGGTCTGTTCACAAGTGTGGAAAGAGCACTTAGTAGttcaataaatatttgtttgcaGTTTCCTGATGCTGGGACTGGATGCCCAGCTAGCACGTTGCTTAGATCTACTGCAGCTTGAATTCTTTGTGTGGTTGGGATGAAATGATCCAGAACTGAGGGATATGGGACATTTCAGCTGGCCATATGCTCATTAACTCTGTCTTTTCTTAGGGAAGTGCATGTCTTTCATCTTCCCCTCCAATGACAGTGTTAGTCATGGCTCTGtggctttttctcccccttttcctgcttctgctggcCTCCTGACTGCCTGTGGCATGGTGCTGTGTGCCGTAGGACTTAACTCACGCTGAAGGCATTTAATTGTGTCTGTGGCCACAGTGCAAGCCAGAAAGCGGTGCCAGCTCTAGCTGGCAAATGTGGAGTTGCAGGAAGAGACTGGGGTGATGGAAGGAGGACATGAGCTGTCTTCCTGGAGCTGTTCTTGTCTCTGGACTGCCCTGGGGAgtcatattttctatttctggaTGACTGTACCTTGCCATCTGCTCCAATACCTGCATTACTCTGGAGTTTCTGCCTTTTGGCAGTGGCTCTTCCATGCTGTACCTAAGGATGGCCCCTTGCTAAGTGTTCCAATTGCAGTTAAGGACATGGGAGAGGCCTTTGTCCTGAACTCCAGCAGGAAAGGCCTGAGCATTTGGTTGCTGCAGTGCTTGGATGGTGTCTGCTTTAGCTCTAGGGTTACAGGGTAAGTTTTATTCCCCATTATCCCTGCAGTGTATGTCTATAGGGAAGCCACAAGCTGCTGCGAGCACGTTTAGATTTTGCTGCTGGGATTGTGTGTGGTAGAAGCCCCTGGAGCCATGTGGAGAAGGGCACTTGgccaggggctggaggagctgcatGAGCTGCTCTGCCTCGCCAGCACTCTGCACTCCCGTAGCTTGGAGCTGATGGTTTCTGGCCCTTGCTTCCTGCCTGAGGAGAGCTGAACTGGGCTGTGTGGGGAGCAGAGAGCCTCGCCACAACTTGTGGGCTAGGATTTTATTGTCTCTGTCCACCCCCAGAttccttctctgctttgtgAGAGGGACACGGGCTGTGGGTTGTAGAGAAGTGTCATTCTACAGCCAAAATCAGTTCCTTTGGCTCCTGCTGGGTTCTGCCAGCTGCCCAGTGGCAGCGTGAGGACCTTCCTGATGTCAGCCGGCACAAAGCTGCTGAAAACGTGCCATGATCCACAAGTCCCTGTGACTGCTCCTTCTTGCTTCTCGATGAGATCAACTGTGTCTGCGTGGTGTTTCAAAACTGCAGTTTTGTCATGGTAACAAGGCAGCGCAGAGGAGGGAAGCCAGGTGGAGATAAGAGCCCTCCCTTCTGCTCACCCCAGAGCTCCGAGTTTATCTGCAGTTTCCTGGCAGAGGGGTGAGCGctggcactgggatgctgtgacATTAAGACAAGAAAAAAGGTGGAAGAAGGATGTTCAGGCTGTGGGCAGGGCCATTAAATGTCTATTGTGTAATCATGTTAGGgagcaggaagagaggaaaaacgAGGGGTTTAATGGGCAAAGGCAACACAAGGAAAGCCCTGGACCCTTCTGCACGAGGTGATGCGTGGGAGCCCAAGGAAACGTCAGTGGTACTCATGTAGTGATCTTTTCTGAAAACCCCGCAGCCCTTCCCAGAGGTGAGCTCCCGCTCCAGTGAGAGATAAACATCCAgaagccattttcttttcatggagACATCCGGGACAGTTACAGCACGTGGCTAAGAGCACATCAGGGCTCTTGTCCCGTTGTGGGGTGGCCTTGATCAGCACCTTAATCGTTGCAACACTCGGAGCAGGAGCTTATTCCTCAAGCTGGCAGTGGGAGTTTGTGCAAGGCTCTGCGTTGCCCTGTCTTGTCGCCATGCTGGGTCAGGGTAGAGCTGCTGACTCGACTTTTTACCTGCTGCATTGCCCAATCTGTGGCTCTCCAGGGTCCCTTGTGTGGCTCCAGGGTCAATGGGGAGAAGCCACCAGGTCCCAGCAGCCAGTCGGGGAAGGAGAACCCCCTTCAGGGCCGGCTGCCAGCTTCTGTTTAGACCAGCTTAAGCCTGGCCAGACTCTAGATGGGGCTCAAGAGTTTGCGATCTTTCCTGCATGGATCCCGGCCTGGGTTTCAGTTGGGTTTGGGCACTCTGGAGCGTTGTCGAATGGAAAGGCCATGGCTGTGATCCCACAGCCCCTGCAACTGGTGATCCCTGGGGAGACAAGAGACCCTCTCCCAGCACTGGGGTGCCAAAGGGGTCAGAGAGGGGCTTCCCACCACCCGTGGGGGCAGCGAGGGGAGGCTGTGGACATCTCGTGCAGGGAGGATGCTTGCAGGGCTGAGTCACGGGCTGCGGGGTGTGTGTcggcagggagaggaggaaggggccAAGCGCAGGTtggagctgcagcccctctcAAGAGCCCCATCACCTCGAATGCCACCATGCATCCCAGCGGGGACACCAGGAGCCTTCCCAGAGCTGCTGTCACCAGTtgtgcctgccttccttccttccttctttcactGTCCCTTCACTGTGTTTGCTATGATTCATGTTTGCTCGTGGCAGCAACCGGTTGTGCACAGAACACAAAACACGGTCTCTTCCCTTGGGGAGGGAGACGGACATTCCAGGCAGGCTTTGGAGACAGTTGAAGCTTTGCAAGGCTGGAGCCCCGCTCATTTTCAGTGTGTTCAGCACAGCGGGTCCTGCCCAGCATGGCTGGGAGCAACTTAAATCCTCCCAACTTTGGTGGCCAAAAGCCCAGTAACATTTTTAATGCCTGTTTTGTTTCAGCCCCAGCCTGTGCCCGGGGTGGGGAGCTCTGACACTCTGCAAATGTGACAATCACggttaaagcagaagtttcTAAAGCTGCATTAACCCCTTGGGGAAGGCACAGACCCCTTTCTCCCTTTTACAACATCTCAGGGTGCCGCCGATGGTGATGTCGCCCTGAGAATGAGCAGTTTGAGCACCGGCAGCAGTAGATGCTGTTGCTAGAGCGAGTCCCCACGCCGTGCCTGGCCATGCCGGTGGGTTTTGTCGCTGGGTTTTGGAGCAGCACCACCCAAAGCCCAGCATGAGCTTGTAGGAAAGCAGCACTCGCCTGGTTAACAGGCGCAGGGAGGATGTGCTGCTCACTGCAATTGCACAAGCTGAaccccagccagttcttcatttcttagaagaaaacaaagccatgtCCCAGACCAGTTTTCCCTTCATCACCAGTTGGCCAGAAGGAGCCCAGATCCAGTTGCAGCCTGTTCTGACCCCTGGGAATGGTTCTTGGGAAAGGAAGGACGTGGATCTGTGTGTGTGGCGGAGCCGCTCGCTGGTGGGAAGTGGAATGAAAGGGGCTGCTGCCTCGGAACGCAGATTCTGGCTGGTGGAGGAAAGGATGAGGATGGAGTGGGAACGTGGGGTGGAAGCTGGAGTGAGGCTTGTGGGGCACACAGGACGTTCTCCCAGGCAGCGTTCAGCCCCTGCTCCGGGACACGTTCCCGTGGGCTGCTGCGGTCCAGGCATCCACCGGGATGTCTCGGTCCGATGCAGGACGCGCCGGAACGGGTCACCCAGCCCCATAGGAGCCCCACGGCTCCCAGCAGCGCGGGGCCAGGCCCGCACATGCTCCCTGCCTTGTTTTGCAGGGCTCGGCGCGGCCGCCCCGTCCCGCCCCACCGGGGCCGCCCCCGGGCCGCGCCGGGCTCTTAAGGCGGCGGAGGCGGCGCCGGGGCCGGGCTGCGCCGAGGGACGGGTCTCGCCATGCTCTTCGATCGCCTCAAGCGCTTCTCGGTCGTGCTGGAGGGCGCGGAGGGGGACGCGGCGGTCGCGTTCAGCCCCGGGCAGGCGGTGTCGGGCCGcgtggtgctggagctggcggcggcggcgcggctcGGCGCCCTGCGGCTGCGGGCGATGGGCGCTGCCCGCGTTCACTGGACCGAGTCCCGCAGCGCCGGCTCCAGCACCGCCTACACGCAGAGCTACAGCGATCAGGTGGAGTTCCTCAGCCACCGCGACACGCTGCTGGCACCCCCAGGTACGGCACCCACCACCCAACCCCTGCCGTGCTCCATCACCTAGAAGCAGGCTGGGGGTGTACCGGGGACCCCAGGGGCCGAAATAATGGGTGCGTGGGGCAGCCTGAGACACCCCGGGTGCTGCAGACACCCCAATCAGCTGAAATACGGGTGCATGGGGTGCGATAGGGTCTTGGTGCTCTGGGGACTGGGTGCATAGGTCCCCTCTAATGCTGAGCGCACCCTGGCATGCTGAGGTGTGTGGTCGGACCCTGCTGTTGGACCCCAATTAGGGGTTGGCCCCACACAAGACTCCCCCTTTGCTGTAGGTGCTCCTTGGTAGGGAAGCGGTGCTGGATAACTCCTGCGGAGGTTCAGGAGCTTGCTTTGAGCAAGGGATTGGACTGGATGATCCCAAGAGGtcctctccatccccagcttttctgtgcagtgcaggcaggacAGGGCTGCCACCACTGGGGGACACGGGGGGGCGGCTGACCCCCGTCCCAGAGCTGCTTCTGGCTTGGCCACGTACCTCTGGGCTCTCCCAAGCTACGGAGCAGGGTGGGTGCAGGATGAAGCAGAAGCCACCCAGGGTTGTCCAAAGTGTCCCTGGGTTGTGTGTGCCTGACACACGTGCGGAGCAGACAGTGCCCATTGCCCATGGGACGTGCCCTCTCTTGTGTCGCTGCTGCTGCACTTGAGCCCTGGCAGGGATATTCCTGTGCCATCgtgctgctcttctgctgtgtcCTGCACATCCCTGCCTCCGCTTTGGCCAGGgaggaagttctgcaggagggagatAATCATCTTCAATCTGTTTTGCCCACAGACAATGGTGAAGCCACCgtcctgcaggcaggaaggcacGAGTTCCCCTTCACCTTCCAGCTCCCCGAGTAAGTCCGCTTACTTTTTGTTGCCTTAATGCAGAGGGGGAGAGATGTCTCTTGATGCAGGACACAGGGCCTGGGAGGGGGCACAGGGCACCTCAGAAATGAGATTGTTTTATCAGAGCCCTTCTAAAAGGCTCCTTGCTTGTCCACAGGACCCTGGCTACCTCCTTCGAGGGGAAGCACGGCAGCGTGCGCTACTGGGTGAAAGCCAAGCTGCACAGACCCTGGTCAACAGTGAAGAAGGTGAAGAAGGAGTTCACCGTGATTGAGCCCATCGACATCAACactcctgtgctgct
Above is a window of Lathamus discolor isolate bLatDis1 chromosome 21, bLatDis1.hap1, whole genome shotgun sequence DNA encoding:
- the SAXO5 gene encoding stabilizer of axonemal microtubules 5 isoform X2 is translated as MAACAVPPLPAPLTGSAFPEAAHVRLGDERRALGSAWKPLSHTHFPPRWGVHRRPPAPLPRSGQVLSSTGGGGGGGESRSEAHRALPERPLRAAAPFVPPEPGIRMHTAPRVCVPASETRERFCAQPAARRAPVAAGRRREDSVPCGDREKTGLLPSVRATSYPAREARPAARPWRSHRCDPTIKGDGQSYYHTSYQAQFTGEWNPPAKPSEKHTSIKFGDPRISGSMSEQKHAYSAPDKRTHRAYNKEHAVSQIQHVNVQLGDGCIRFSTSTSEQFPVYDVEPVTMVHPNQYASSIPRGDEDPERNRAFTSTTTTQLSYPETDCRNRPAKPDLLLHKHPTKLCLGDEHPSSRLFSTTQQSDYQPPQQSERVMADSRSHRESHIPFNYHNECSVTTMKATLVPHRQQKQRPSEEMLQQIKYSHLGLPWRAQDLFRTEQKEQFTPKFRGPADIQKTNFQVSCIPLGTLKRYCPQRKVHFTP
- the SAXO5 gene encoding stabilizer of axonemal microtubules 5 isoform X3, translating into MAACAVPPLPAPLTGSAFPEAAHVRLGDERRALGSAWKPLSHTHFPPRWGVHRRPPAPLPRSGQVLSSTGGGGGGGESRSEAHRALPERPLRAAAPFVPPEPGIRMHTAPRVCVPASETRERFCAQPAARRAPVAAGRRREDSVPCGDREKTGLLPSVRATSYPAREARPAARPWRSHRCDPTIKGDGQSYYHTSYQAQFTGEWNPPAKPSEKHTSIKFGDPRISGSMSEQKHAYSAPDKRTHRAYNKEHAVSQIQHVNVQLGDGCIRFSTSTSEQFPVYDVEPVTMVHPNQYASSIPRGDEDPERNRAFTSTTTTQLSYPETDCRNRPAKPDLLLHKHPTKLCLGDEHPSSRLFSTTQQSDYQPPQQSERVMADSRSHRESHIPFNYHIPSLSR
- the SAXO5 gene encoding stabilizer of axonemal microtubules 5 isoform X1 → MAACAVPPLPAPLTGSAFPEAAHVRLGDERRALGSAWKPLSHTHFPPRWGVHRRPPAPLPRSGQVLSSTGGGGGGGESRSEAHRALPERPLRAAAPFVPPEPGIRMHTAPRVCVPASETRERFCAQPAARRAPVAAGRRREDSVPCGDREKTGLLPSVRATSYPAREARPAARPWRSHRCDPTIKGDGQSYYHTSYQAQFTGEWNPPAKPSEKHTSIKFGDPRISGSMSEQKHAYSAPDKRTHRAYNKEHAVSQIQHVNVQLGDGCIRFSTSTSEQFPVYDVEPVTMVHPNQYASSIPRGDEDPERNRAFTSTTTTQLSYPETDCRNRPAKPDLLLHKHPTKLCLGDEHPSSRLFSTTQQSDYQPPQQSERVMADSRSHRESHIPFNYHTDECSVTTMKATLVPHRQQKQRPSEEMLQQIKYSHLGLPWRAQDLFRTEQKEQFTPKFRGPADIQKTNFQVSCIPLGTLKRYCPQRKVHFTP